One region of Solanum pennellii chromosome 6, SPENNV200 genomic DNA includes:
- the LOC107022025 gene encoding protein NPGR2-like isoform X1, whose amino-acid sequence MENDNWVNKPGKAQKGLKLRKMMKCFCSGEQLQIGDMVPLPDSPATKDYRASVRSSRAGDTGNIEEAESSLRESGALNYEEARALLGRYEYQKGNIEAALHVFEGIDIASVTTKMKVTLANRAQIQKRRSQKYDTPPMSIHAVSLLLEAVFLKAKSLQALGRFKEAAQSCTVILDIVDSSLPEGLPENFGADCKLQETVSNAVELLPQLWILADAPKEAIMSYRRALLRQWNLDVQTNAKIKKEFAIFLLYSGYEYNPPSLRFQMESSFVPRTNIEEAILLLMILLRKVTLQIIEWDPSIFDHLSYALSISGGLWALANQVEELLPRNIDLCERHHILALCYYGEGDNFTALNLLRKLLSSAEDPTCVPGLLLASRICAESLECAEDGINFARRAIESLQGRCNHLMGVANYVLGLSLSAQSRAAMTDSERVRMQSEALQSLESAGRLTKMNDSNVIYHLCVENAEKRKLDTALHYARCFVELEGESTLKGWLLLARVLSAQKKFPEAETIIDAALDQSGKWDQGALLRTKAKLQVAQGQVKNAIGTYVQLLADLQIHRKSFELEENLKKEKDFNRTMELETWHDLASIYIKSSRWQDAEFCLSKSDAISCYSASRLYIAGLLHQSKGLHKAALTDYTNALAVDPSHVPSLISTAVVLRQLGNHSPATLVSYLREALRLDQTNVAAWHNLGLIYKEEEGSAIKAAECFEAAWFLEESEPIEPFR is encoded by the exons GCTCGGGCGAACAATTACAGATAGGTGATATGGTTCCATTGCCTGATTCCCCTGCGACTAAGGATTACAGAGCAAGTGTCCGCTCATCAAGAGCCGGAGATACTGGCAATATTGAAGAGGCTGAATCATCTTTGCGCGAGAGTGGTGCTTTGAATTATGAG GAAGCAAGGGCATTGCTTGGAAGATATGAGTACCAAAAGGGCAACATAGAGGCTGCTCTACATGTGTTTGAAGGGATAGATATTGCCTCGGTGACTACTAAAATGAAAGTCACCCTTGCTAATAGAGCTCAAATTCAAAAGAGACGTTCCCAGAAGTATGATACACCACCAATGTCCATACATGCTGTGAGTTTGCTCCTGGAAGCAGTCTTTCTTAAAGCAAAATCATTGCAGGCTCTTGGGAGGTTTAAAG AAGCTGCTCAATCATGCACTGTTATTCTGGACATTGTTGACTCTTCATTACCAGAAGGCTTGCCTGAAAACTTTGGTGCTGATTGTAAATTGCAGGAGACTGTCAGCAATGCTGTCGAGCTGCTTCCTCAATTATGGATACTTGCAGATGCTCCGAAGGAAGCAATTATGTCATACCGCCGAGCTCTTCTTCGTCAGTGGAATCTTGATGTTCAAACTAATGCAAAGATTAAAAAAGAGTTCGCGATTTTTCTTCTATACAGCGGATATGAATACAATCCCCCTAGTCTCAGATTCCAAATGGAGAGTTCATTTGTTCCCCGAACCAATATAGAAGAGGCCATTCTTCTCTTAATGATTTTATTGAGAAAGGTTACTCTACAAATTATAGAGTGGGATCCTTCGATTTTTGACCATCTCTCTTACGCATTATCTATCTCAGGTGGCCTATGGGCTCTGGCAAACCAAGTGGAAGAGTTGCTTCCTAGGAATATAGATCTGTGTGAAAGGCATCATATCTTAGCTCTCTGTTATTACGGAGAAGGAGATAATTTCACCGCCTTGAACTTGTTGCGGAAACTATTGAGTAGTGCCGAGGATCCCACTTGTGTTCCAGGTTTGTTACTGGCTTCAAGAATCTGTGCTGAAAGCTTAGAATGTGCAGAAGATGGCATAAATTTTGCTCGTAGAGCCATTGAAAGCTTGCAAGGTAGATGCAATCACCTGATGGGTGTTGCAAACTATGTATTAGGTCTTTCACTTTCAGCACAGTCTAGAGCAGCGATGACAGATTCTGAGAGGGTTAGGATGCAATCAGAGGCACTTCAATCCTTGGAATCTGCTGGGAGACTGAcgaagatgaatgactccaatGTCATTTACCATCTTTGTGTAGAAAATGCGGAGAAAAGGAAGTTGGATACTGCACTCCATTATGCAAGGTGCTTTGTTGAATTGGAAGGTGAGTCTACTCTGAAGGGGTGGTTGCTGTTGGCTCGGGTGTTATCAGCTCAAAAAAAGTTTCCAGAAGCTGAAACTATCATTGATGCAGCTCTAGATCAGAGTGGAAAGTGGGATCAGGGAGCTTTGTTGAGAACCAAAGCTAAGCTCCAAGTTGCACAAGGCCAAGTGAAAAATGCTATAGGAACATATGTTCAGCTTCTTGCTGATCTTCAGATCCATAGAAAAAGCTTTGAATTGGAGGAAAATCTCAAG AAGGAGAAAGACTTCAATAGAACCATGGAGCTGGAAACCTGGCATGATCTTGCTTCCATCTACATTAAATCATCCCGGTGGCAAGATGCAGAGTTCTGTCTTTCCAAATCTGACGCCATTAGTTGTTATTCGGCTTCTAGATTGTATATTGCTG GCTTGCTTCATCAGTCAAAGGGCCTTCACAAAGCTGCATTAACAGATTACACAAACGCTCTTGCTGTTGATCCGTCTCACGTGCCAAGCCTAATATCAACTGCAGTGGTGCTTAGGCAGCTGGGTAACCATTCTCCTGCAACTCTTGTGAGTTATCTGAGAGAAGCACTGCGACTTGATCAGACGAATGTTGCTGCTTGGCATAATCTTGGCCTGATTTACAAAGAGGAAGAAGGTTCAGCAATTAAAGCAGCTGAGTGCTTTGAAGCAGCTTGGTTTCTGGAAGAGAGTGAGCCAATTGAACCCTTCAGATGA
- the LOC107022025 gene encoding protein NPGR2-like isoform X2: MENDNWVNKPGKAQKGLKLRKMMKCFCSGEQLQIGDMVPLPDSPATKDYRASVRSSRAGDTGNIEEAESSLRESGALNYEEARALLGRYEYQKGNIEAALHVFEGIDIASVTTKMKVTLANRAQIQKRRSQKYDTPPMSIHAVSLLLEAVFLKAKSLQALGRFKEAAQSCTVILDIVDSSLPEGLPENFGADCKLQETVSNAVELLPQLWILADAPKEAIMSYRRALLRQWNLDVQTNAKIKKEFAIFLLYSGYEYNPPSLRFQMESSFVPRTNIEEAILLLMILLRKVTLQIIEWDPSIFDHLSYALSISGGLWALANQVEELLPRNIDLCERHHILALCYYGEGDNFTALNLLRKLLSSAEDPTCVPGLLLASRICAESLECAEDGINFARRAIESLQGRCNHLMGVANYVLGLSLSAQSRAAMTDSERVRMQSEALQSLESAGRLTKMNDSNVIYHLCVENAEKRKLDTALHYARCFVELEGESTLKGWLLLARVLSAQKKFPEAETIIDAALDQSGKWDQGALLRTKAKLQVAQGQVKNAIGTYVQLLADLQIHRKSFELEENLKACFISQRAFTKLH, translated from the exons GCTCGGGCGAACAATTACAGATAGGTGATATGGTTCCATTGCCTGATTCCCCTGCGACTAAGGATTACAGAGCAAGTGTCCGCTCATCAAGAGCCGGAGATACTGGCAATATTGAAGAGGCTGAATCATCTTTGCGCGAGAGTGGTGCTTTGAATTATGAG GAAGCAAGGGCATTGCTTGGAAGATATGAGTACCAAAAGGGCAACATAGAGGCTGCTCTACATGTGTTTGAAGGGATAGATATTGCCTCGGTGACTACTAAAATGAAAGTCACCCTTGCTAATAGAGCTCAAATTCAAAAGAGACGTTCCCAGAAGTATGATACACCACCAATGTCCATACATGCTGTGAGTTTGCTCCTGGAAGCAGTCTTTCTTAAAGCAAAATCATTGCAGGCTCTTGGGAGGTTTAAAG AAGCTGCTCAATCATGCACTGTTATTCTGGACATTGTTGACTCTTCATTACCAGAAGGCTTGCCTGAAAACTTTGGTGCTGATTGTAAATTGCAGGAGACTGTCAGCAATGCTGTCGAGCTGCTTCCTCAATTATGGATACTTGCAGATGCTCCGAAGGAAGCAATTATGTCATACCGCCGAGCTCTTCTTCGTCAGTGGAATCTTGATGTTCAAACTAATGCAAAGATTAAAAAAGAGTTCGCGATTTTTCTTCTATACAGCGGATATGAATACAATCCCCCTAGTCTCAGATTCCAAATGGAGAGTTCATTTGTTCCCCGAACCAATATAGAAGAGGCCATTCTTCTCTTAATGATTTTATTGAGAAAGGTTACTCTACAAATTATAGAGTGGGATCCTTCGATTTTTGACCATCTCTCTTACGCATTATCTATCTCAGGTGGCCTATGGGCTCTGGCAAACCAAGTGGAAGAGTTGCTTCCTAGGAATATAGATCTGTGTGAAAGGCATCATATCTTAGCTCTCTGTTATTACGGAGAAGGAGATAATTTCACCGCCTTGAACTTGTTGCGGAAACTATTGAGTAGTGCCGAGGATCCCACTTGTGTTCCAGGTTTGTTACTGGCTTCAAGAATCTGTGCTGAAAGCTTAGAATGTGCAGAAGATGGCATAAATTTTGCTCGTAGAGCCATTGAAAGCTTGCAAGGTAGATGCAATCACCTGATGGGTGTTGCAAACTATGTATTAGGTCTTTCACTTTCAGCACAGTCTAGAGCAGCGATGACAGATTCTGAGAGGGTTAGGATGCAATCAGAGGCACTTCAATCCTTGGAATCTGCTGGGAGACTGAcgaagatgaatgactccaatGTCATTTACCATCTTTGTGTAGAAAATGCGGAGAAAAGGAAGTTGGATACTGCACTCCATTATGCAAGGTGCTTTGTTGAATTGGAAGGTGAGTCTACTCTGAAGGGGTGGTTGCTGTTGGCTCGGGTGTTATCAGCTCAAAAAAAGTTTCCAGAAGCTGAAACTATCATTGATGCAGCTCTAGATCAGAGTGGAAAGTGGGATCAGGGAGCTTTGTTGAGAACCAAAGCTAAGCTCCAAGTTGCACAAGGCCAAGTGAAAAATGCTATAGGAACATATGTTCAGCTTCTTGCTGATCTTCAGATCCATAGAAAAAGCTTTGAATTGGAGGAAAATCTCAAG GCTTGCTTCATCAGTCAAAGGGCCTTCACAAAGCTGCATTAA